Below is a genomic region from Halostella litorea.
AGCCGCCGACACTCCGCGAAGCCGTCGAACACCTTCCGGTGGCCGGACGACTCCGCGCCGCGGCGCTCGACGACGTACGCGCCGTCCTCGCGGTGCACCCCGGCTGTGCGGACGAACTCGCGGCGCTCGGCGAACGCGTCGCCGTCGGCGCGCGCCGCCACGCACCGCTGGTCGGGCGGCGCGTCGCGCGGGCCGGACTCGCGGTTACGTTCGCGGGAGAATTTCTCGACCAGCCGCCGCGTGGCGACTTCCTCTATCCTCGGCGTCGTCGGACTCCGTGGCCTGGAACGACATTGCGCCCGGCAGTACCGCCGGACTCCCAATAAGCGCGGCGGTCACGCAGACCGCCCCGTGGCGCGAGCCGCCGGAGTTTTGCCCCGGCGCGCCGAACCGGCGGCCATGGAGATCCGCGGCGAGCGCGAGTGTCGGGACTGTGGCAACCGCTGGTCGTACTACGACACGGGCAGCGTCACCTGCCCCGACTGCGGGAGCATGCACAGCGTCGGCGTCGACGAACAGCGCCGCCTGCACACCACCAGCCCGGTCGAACTGGACCTGACCGAGGCGCGGGACCTGGTCGACGTCGAACCGCTCCACCGCGTCGCGGACGCCGCGAAGGAGGCGTGTCGGGAGTACGTCCGCAAGCGCGGCTTCGTCCACGGCGGCGACCTCCGCGACCTCGACGACGGCTACCTCGCGGCGGCCGAACTCATGCACGCGGCGGACGCCTTCGGGCGGGCGTTCCAGCCCTCGGAGGCCGAAGAACTGTATTTCCTCGAACTGCTCCGCGGCGCGGACGCGGGCGAGCGCCCCGACCCGGCGGACGTGCCCGAATCGATCCGGGAGACCCGGGGGCTCGCCGCCGCCAACGCCGTCCGCGAGTACGGCCGCGACCTCCGGCAGTGGGCCGACGACCTCGACCCCGCCGCCGAGGACGCCCTGGAGCGCCTGGGCGACCACGTCAGGCGCGTCCGGGCGCTCGGCGGGGACGTGGAGCCCCGGACCGGGGACGCGCTGGTCGCGGTCGCGCGGGACGTCGGGGCGTACTGCCGGAACGGCGACGAGAACGCGCTGGCGACGGCGACCGACCGGCTGGACCGGCTGGAGTAGCCGCCGCCCTCGTTCAGGGTAGTTCCACGTCGACGCATTCCTGCAGGCTCGCCGCCTTCACCGTGTTGTACAGGAGCATCGCGATGGTCATCGGCCCGACGCCGCCGGGGACCGGCGTGATGGCGTCGGCCTTCCCCTTCGCGCTCTCGAACTCGACGTCGCCGACCAGTTCGTACCCCTTGTCGGTGTCCGCGTCGACGCGGTTGATCCCCACGTCGACGACGGTGACGCCCTCCGACAGCATCGAGCCGTCTATCATCTCCGGGACGCCCGCGGCCGCGACGACGATGTCCGCCTCGCGGGTCTTGGCCGCGAGGTCGTCGGTGCGGGAGTGACACACCGTCACCGTCGCGTTGCCGCCCTCGGCCTTCTGGATCAGCAGGTTCGCCATCGGCTTGCCGACTATCTCCGAGCGCCCGACGACGACGGCGTCTTTCCCCTCTGGGTCGACGTCCGCCGCTTCGAGCAGCTTCTGGATGCCGTGGGGCGTGCAGGGCTTGAACCGGGCGTCGCCCGCGACCAGCCGGCCGACGTTCTCCGGGTGGAACCCGTCCACGTCCTTCGCCGGGTCGATCCGCCGGAGCACCTCCCGCTTCGGGACGTGGTCGGGCAGCGGCATCTGGACGAGGATCCCGTGCACGGAGGGGTCGGCGTTCAGTTCGTCGATGGTGTCGTACAGCGCCTCGGGCGGCTTCTCCGGGTCGATCTCGACGTGCGTCCCGTCGATACCGACGGAGTCGCAGGCCTTCTGTTTCATCGAGATGTACGTCTCCGAGCCGGCGTCGCCGCCCATCAACACCGTGGCGAGGCCGGGCGTCACGCCCGCCGCTTCGAGCGCGTCGATGGAGTCCGAGAGGTCGTCGCGGATCCCGTCGGCGACCGCGTTGCCGTCGATGACGTTCGTCATTGAGTAGACGGGCGGGCCGGTCGGCCTTCAACCCTCGGGTTCGTGCGTATCTTCAGCCTGCCGGCCCGGGATATATGCACAGAAATGGATCGTGACGGCGCCGGGCCGCGGGGCCGTTCGGCCGGTCGTGTGGCGCTACTCGTACAGCGGGTGCTCGTCGCAGAGGTCCTGTACGCGCTCGGCGACCTCCGCCTTCACGTCCGCGTCGTCGACGTTGTCGACCACGTCCGCGATGCACGCGCCGACCTGCGCCATCTCCTCGGGGCCGAACCCGCGGGTCGTCAGGGCGGGCGTGCCGGCGCGGATGCCGCTGGCGACGAACGGCGAGCGCGTCTCGCCGGGCACCGTGTTCGCGTTCAGGACGATGCCGACCTCCTCTAAGGCCTCCTCGGCGTCGCTGCCGGTGACCTCGGGGTGGGACTCCCGGAGGTCCGCGAGCACGAGGTGGGTGTCGGTACCGCCGGAGACCAGCGAGAAGCCCCGGTCCTGCAGGGTCTCGCCGAGGGCCTCGGCGTTCTCGACGACCCGCTCGGCGTACGTCTCGAACTCGGGTTCGAGCGCCTCCTTGAACCCGACCGCCTTGCCGGCGACGTTGTGCATCAGCGGGCCGCCCTGCGAGCCGGGGAAGACGGCGCTGTCTATCGCGTCGGCGTGTTCCTCGCCACACATGATGATGCCGCCGCGGCCGGCGCGGATCGTCTTGTGCGTGCTGCCCGTGACGAAGTCCGCGACGCCGACCGGCGACTCGTGGACGCCCGCCGCAACGAGGCCGGTGATGTGGGCGATGTCCGCGAGGTGGTAGGCGTCGACGGCGTCGGCCGCGGCCTGCACGCGCTCCCACTCGACCTCACGCGGGTACGCGGAGTAGCCCGAGACGACGATGTCCGGCTCGAACGCCTCGGCGTGCTCGCGGAGGCCCTCGTAGTCGACGTAGCCGGTCCCCTCGTCGACTTCGTACTGCTCGACCTCGAACAGCTGGCCGGTGAAGTTCGCCTGGTGGCCGTGGCTGAGGTGGCCGCCGTGGGTCAGGTCCAGCGAGAGTATCTTGTCGCCCGGCTCCAGCATCGCCAGGTAGACGCCCATGTTCGCCTGCGTGCCGCTGTGGGGCTGGACGTTGACGTGCTCGGCCCCCCACAGCTCCTTCGCCCGCGAGACGGCGAGCTCCTCGACCTCGTCGGCGTTCTCGCAGCCGGCGTAGTAGCGCGACCCGGGGTAGCCCTCGGCGTACTTGTTGGTGAGGGCGCTGCCCTGGGCCTCCATGACGGCCTCGCTGACGTGGTTCTCGCTCGCGATCATCGACAGCGTGTCGCGCTGCCGGTCTACCTCGTCGGCGAGGGCGTCGGCGACCGCCGGGTCGGCCTCGCGGACGGTGTCGTAGTTCATGTTCGATCGCCGGTTGGGGCCGGGCATAAGTGTACCTTTCCGACCACGGCGATGTTTTCCGCCCGGCTCGTATCACGGCCGTTGGTTCCGAAAGAATAACCTGTCCGTGAGCCGTGTTCTCGGCCGCATGATCGAGTGGGAGTCGACCGAGTCCGGGGTACGGGCGGTCGGCGACGACGCCGACCTCGCCGTGACGGCCCCGGAGTTCGAACTCCTCGCGGCGGACGCCGCCCTCCCCCGGCGGACGGACGCCGCGCTCGCCGGCTCCGCCGCCGAACTCGGGCTCCCCTCGGCCGACGTCGCCGTCACCTCGCTCGCGACCGGCGAGCGGCGCGACCCGCCGCCGGCGCTGGGCCGCCGGGAGCTCCCGCCCGACGAGTACGTCGTCGAGGCGACGGGCGACATCGAGGTGGTGATCCGGTTCGAGGGGGCCGCCGCCGTCCGGACCGACGACGGCGGGACCGTCGTCTCCTTTCCCGAACGCCGGCGGTGTGGGATCGGGTTCCGCGCCCCCGACGGCGGCGACCCCGAGACGCTCCGGGTGCCGCCGACGCCGTCAGGGCTCGCGACTGCGCTGACGCACCTGTCGGCGGCCCACGGCACCACGGGGCCGGAGCGGTCGTACCCGGCGCTGCGCGACCACCCGCCGCTGGTCGAAACGGCAGAGACGGTGCGAAGCGAGCACGTGCCCGACGCCGTCGCCGCGGCGACGCCGGAGACGGGGATCGAGGTCGCCGCGCCGGCGTCGTTTCCCGACCTCTTCGTGCTCGCGCCGCTGGCGTACTACCTCGGGGCGAACGTCGTCACGGAGCCCCGGAGCGCGCCCGTCGTCCGCGCGCCCGCGGCCGACGTCGAGGTGGAACTGGACCCGCTGCCGGAACTGGAGCGGTCGGCCCCCCGGCTGCTCCGGAAGGCGTTCTTCCTCGACTGTCTGGTCCGCGACGTCGGCCCGCGGGCGAGCGTCCTGGCCGAGCGGAACCTGCTCGATGCGCTCGACCTCGACGCCGACGAAATCGCCGCCCTGCCGCCCGCCGAGCGGCTGGCGAGGTACGTCGAGGTGCCATACGGCGCGATAGAGCGGCGGCTCCCGGACTGGCACCTCGCGACGTACGTCGAGCCCCGCGCCGAGCGGGTCGCCTGCCTCCCGTACCTGCTCGACGACATGAGCCTGATCTACCGGCCCCGGACCTCCGAACTGGAGGGGACGGAACTGGTCGAGCGCTCGCTCGACGACTTCTACCGCCAGCCGTCCCCCGGCTCCGGGCAGGTCGCGTCGGTCGACGTCGTCAAGCCGGAACTGCGCACGGGCCGGATCCACGGCTGGCTGTCCGACGGCGTCCCCATCGACGTGTTCAAGTCGACGCTGGCGGCCCACGAGAACCGCCTCGACTACCGCGACGGCGACGACGGCCCCACGTCGGTGACCGTCGTGCTCAACGACGGCGAGATGGCGGACGAACACGACGAGGTCGAGCGGATATACCGCGAGCGGGCCGAGGACATCCCGCTCGACCTGACCGTCCGCCGGCGGCTGCCGCGGGCCGAACTCGCCGACGTGTTCGAGTCGCGGCTGGACTTCGTCCACTACATCGGCCACTGCGAGCGCGAGGGGCTGTGCTGTCCGGATGGCCACCTCGCCGCGGGCGCGCTCGACGACTGCAACGTCGAGACGTT
It encodes:
- a CDS encoding DUF7117 family protein translates to MEIRGERECRDCGNRWSYYDTGSVTCPDCGSMHSVGVDEQRRLHTTSPVELDLTEARDLVDVEPLHRVADAAKEACREYVRKRGFVHGGDLRDLDDGYLAAAELMHAADAFGRAFQPSEAEELYFLELLRGADAGERPDPADVPESIRETRGLAAANAVREYGRDLRQWADDLDPAAEDALERLGDHVRRVRALGGDVEPRTGDALVAVARDVGAYCRNGDENALATATDRLDRLE
- a CDS encoding bifunctional methylenetetrahydrofolate dehydrogenase/methenyltetrahydrofolate cyclohydrolase; the encoded protein is MTNVIDGNAVADGIRDDLSDSIDALEAAGVTPGLATVLMGGDAGSETYISMKQKACDSVGIDGTHVEIDPEKPPEALYDTIDELNADPSVHGILVQMPLPDHVPKREVLRRIDPAKDVDGFHPENVGRLVAGDARFKPCTPHGIQKLLEAADVDPEGKDAVVVGRSEIVGKPMANLLIQKAEGGNATVTVCHSRTDDLAAKTREADIVVAAAGVPEMIDGSMLSEGVTVVDVGINRVDADTDKGYELVGDVEFESAKGKADAITPVPGGVGPMTIAMLLYNTVKAASLQECVDVELP
- the glyA gene encoding serine hydroxymethyltransferase; translation: MNYDTVREADPAVADALADEVDRQRDTLSMIASENHVSEAVMEAQGSALTNKYAEGYPGSRYYAGCENADEVEELAVSRAKELWGAEHVNVQPHSGTQANMGVYLAMLEPGDKILSLDLTHGGHLSHGHQANFTGQLFEVEQYEVDEGTGYVDYEGLREHAEAFEPDIVVSGYSAYPREVEWERVQAAADAVDAYHLADIAHITGLVAAGVHESPVGVADFVTGSTHKTIRAGRGGIIMCGEEHADAIDSAVFPGSQGGPLMHNVAGKAVGFKEALEPEFETYAERVVENAEALGETLQDRGFSLVSGGTDTHLVLADLRESHPEVTGSDAEEALEEVGIVLNANTVPGETRSPFVASGIRAGTPALTTRGFGPEEMAQVGACIADVVDNVDDADVKAEVAERVQDLCDEHPLYE